TTAATTCTTCTACTCTTAAATTAAACATACTCAAGTATTCTTCATATGTCCGTCCGATAAATATAATGCGATCAATACTTAATTTTGTGTCGTGATTTTTATTAGTCATACAATCCTCCTACGCATTCAAGTTGTCCCTATGGTAACATAGATTTTGTGCTGTTTTTTATTTGTATACAAAAAACTACTTTAACAAGTATGCGAACTCAGAATAATTGTGTATAATTTACATATAAGATAATTTTTAGAAATCGCTTTCACATATACATATCTTATTTAAATCATTCAATACCATCAAAGGAGTGACTATTTTAGTGGAAGAAAAAGTTACAGATATATTATACAACACATTAAAATCTTCAATAAAAAATGACGAAATGTTACATGCTTTAGAAGAACAATTACTACAATTCTTACATACATATACAGTAGACGTTGAACAGCTTCTTATGTTGAAGGTAGCCATCTTGAAAGATGAATCTTTCGAAGTGATGTATGGCTTAGGTGAAACATTAATACAATATGAACAATCAGAACTCAAATTACGGGACGTAGAAGTTTCTTTACAACGTGAGCAAGGGCTTCGATGGATTAGTATGCTTATCGACATTTTTATCGATTACTTTCCAATCGGTACAGTGATTAAAATACCTGATGAGCTTATTGATATGTATGAACTTCCTCACGACACGCTTTTAATGATTATGCAGAGATTAAGACCGATCCCTGACACAGATTACTATGCACCTTATATTGCAACGATTTACCCAGAGAACTTTACTGTGTCGTCTGAACTATTTTTATTAAATGACATCATGATTGAGCAAGTGGTTCATCGTGGTTATGAAAATGAACAAGACCGATTAAAAGTAGCCGAACTCAAAGCACATTGCATTCAAGAACTAGGTTTGAAAAGCTTCGATGCTATTCCTCGTATTGAAAGGATGATGACAAATGGAAATTAAAATAGAAACCGCTCGTGTACAGGATGCGGTTACTCAATTTAATGATGCACATGAGCAATTTATATCTGAACAAAAACAATTCGCTGATGCTTTTGAATCTTTTGGAAATCAGAAAACGGATTTTATCAATAAATATAAAGAAGTCATTCAGCGTATAAATGAAAAATCTGAAGTAGATGCTAATAAAAAAGTGAAAACCATGATTGAGAAAGGACAAACCTATGTTTCTAAATCAACTGAATTAGACATTAAATTAGGCGAGTCCATTAAAGGAGGCAATTAAGACATGCCATTACCTGATAGCTTAAGTACTAAAACAGTTTGTGATACCCATGTGAACACTTGGAAAGAGAGTTTAGAACAATTGAAAGAAGATATTACTAAAAACTTTAATCAAATGGATTTTGAGAATGCAAAACAACGCGACGAAATGAAGTCTATCATTTTAAAAATGACAGGAAAGATTGATCATTTAATTGATGAAATAAATCAAACTCATTTTGAAGTATTGGATTAAGGAGGCGTGAAATGGCTACATGGCGATTGATAATCAATTACAACGACTTAAAAGAAAAAAGCAACGCGATTCATGCT
The Mammaliicoccus sp. Dog046 genome window above contains:
- a CDS encoding DUF4176 domain-containing protein produces the protein MEEKVTDILYNTLKSSIKNDEMLHALEEQLLQFLHTYTVDVEQLLMLKVAILKDESFEVMYGLGETLIQYEQSELKLRDVEVSLQREQGLRWISMLIDIFIDYFPIGTVIKIPDELIDMYELPHDTLLMIMQRLRPIPDTDYYAPYIATIYPENFTVSSELFLLNDIMIEQVVHRGYENEQDRLKVAELKAHCIQELGLKSFDAIPRIERMMTNGN